A single Echinimonas agarilytica DNA region contains:
- a CDS encoding helix-turn-helix transcriptional regulator, which yields MNKFEVYCEPFCIREGVQFEIHQVSYDENADYSCFMHFHEVHEIIVFDHIEGSYFYGQGTSALEDDDVVFTPSLETHDFELSDKAKSWSIIQFLPEFLTQPGLEKEAAFLRQGMHLRLKGEHLTFLKQQVSWLQYSYLQNPLSNQSLTLLKLLIIWLVEHAIPVTPPHTQPIHLSKSYVKLEAVINLFRHSAHVDMSLVEAAELCHISTSYFSRLFKSVFRCNFSEYTIRHKLYSAARMLSQEKASITEISYELNFSNPSHFIALFKKQFGITPKKYRTQMQQRIDS from the coding sequence ATGAACAAATTTGAAGTTTATTGTGAGCCTTTTTGTATTCGTGAAGGGGTTCAGTTTGAAATACACCAAGTCAGTTACGATGAAAATGCAGATTACTCATGCTTTATGCATTTTCATGAAGTGCATGAAATTATTGTTTTTGACCACATAGAAGGTTCTTACTTTTATGGTCAGGGCACATCGGCTTTAGAGGATGATGATGTGGTGTTTACGCCCAGTCTTGAAACGCATGATTTTGAGCTTTCAGACAAAGCCAAGTCTTGGTCTATCATTCAGTTTTTGCCCGAATTTTTAACACAACCCGGCTTAGAAAAAGAAGCTGCCTTCCTACGCCAAGGAATGCACTTACGATTAAAAGGTGAACATCTCACTTTTTTAAAACAACAAGTGTCTTGGCTGCAATACAGCTATTTACAAAATCCGTTGAGTAATCAGAGTTTAACGCTATTGAAATTATTGATAATTTGGCTCGTGGAACATGCCATTCCCGTCACGCCACCTCATACTCAGCCTATCCATTTATCAAAGAGTTACGTCAAGTTAGAGGCTGTTATTAATCTTTTTCGGCACAGTGCTCATGTGGATATGTCGCTGGTTGAAGCCGCAGAGCTTTGTCATATTTCTACATCATATTTTTCGCGCTTATTTAAAAGCGTATTCCGGTGTAACTTTTCGGAATATACCATTCGTCACAAGCTATACAGTGCAGCACGCATGTTGAGCCAAGAGAAAGCCTCAATTACTGAAATAAGTTACGAGCTTAACTTCTCCAACCCGTCACATTTTATCGCGTTATTTAAGAAGCAATTTGGAATTACGCCGAAGAAATATCGTACTCAAATGCAGCAGAGAATTGATTCATAA
- a CDS encoding LysR family transcriptional regulator, translating to MNQFNINGISEFIVVAEVKSFTEAAERLSISRPRVSQIIARLEQTMGVRLIERTTRSMQLTDAGERFYQHASRAIEMLHQAQLLAVESSQHLSGRLRINSVGGKFGEELLAPLILQFSELHPHIDVHLDFASHHVDIIAEQYDLAIRMGMLGDSSLVARPLAHVNSYLCASPSYIEQHGTIDHPKQLNQHQVIHGSVVRWAFNGPNQQRAEITVKGKFICPNGHVQRAAALSGKGVARLPGYYVETDIRKGRLVNVLEHWHSAKLPINIVYPKPKFRQLKVQRLIEFLIQQQHRLGI from the coding sequence ATGAATCAATTTAATATCAACGGAATCTCAGAGTTTATTGTGGTGGCAGAGGTTAAAAGTTTTACCGAAGCTGCTGAACGCTTATCCATATCACGCCCCCGAGTCTCTCAAATCATCGCCCGCCTTGAACAAACAATGGGGGTTCGTTTAATTGAGCGCACAACACGTTCAATGCAACTCACCGATGCCGGTGAGCGCTTTTACCAACACGCAAGTAGAGCAATTGAAATGCTACATCAGGCGCAGCTTTTAGCCGTAGAAAGCAGCCAGCACTTGTCTGGGCGTTTGCGTATTAACTCAGTCGGAGGAAAATTTGGAGAGGAATTGCTGGCACCGTTAATACTTCAATTCTCCGAGCTTCACCCACACATTGACGTACACCTAGATTTTGCCAGCCATCACGTTGACATTATTGCAGAGCAGTATGATCTAGCCATTCGCATGGGCATGTTAGGCGATTCCTCTCTTGTCGCTCGGCCACTAGCGCATGTGAATAGCTACTTATGTGCATCACCCAGTTATATTGAGCAGCACGGTACAATCGACCACCCAAAACAACTGAATCAACACCAAGTCATTCATGGCTCTGTTGTACGATGGGCATTTAATGGGCCAAATCAACAGCGCGCAGAAATCACGGTCAAAGGAAAGTTTATTTGCCCCAACGGACATGTGCAACGTGCCGCTGCGCTCAGTGGAAAAGGGGTTGCTCGGCTTCCAGGTTACTACGTAGAAACCGACATTCGCAAAGGCAGATTAGTGAATGTATTAGAGCATTGGCATAGCGCCAAGCTCCCCATTAACATTGTCTATCCTAAGCCCAAATTTAGGCAGCTGAAAGTCCAACGACTCATTGAATTTTTAATTCAGCAGCAACATAGGTTAGGTATATAA